From a region of the Synchiropus splendidus isolate RoL2022-P1 chromosome 12, RoL_Sspl_1.0, whole genome shotgun sequence genome:
- the LOC128767911 gene encoding LOW QUALITY PROTEIN: uncharacterized protein LOC128767911 (The sequence of the model RefSeq protein was modified relative to this genomic sequence to represent the inferred CDS: deleted 2 bases in 2 codons) yields MSARHDMKWEDIRCHNCSGLGHMRRECPSPRQPTRAPAYKQSPTQPKPATLDHNPSQEMSVSMLVGDLEVYAVLDTGAARSVFPLRLYNALQPDVRPPLQPPTVTTLVGVGPGTVPVHGEADLTVQFHNRQVSVPFLIADIVGDDALLGQPFLIQAQAHLDYGKQHIILFGEEVPFYRPDTKKKTSAVKVCRTVVLLPGHEYLVRGMTHAGSCIEGQVVLSPTKGFVEKHRLLVARVLVEPAKLQPVPLRIFNPGNRAVTIKKGAIAGFLQPATPLQSTSNIMVSSATDQSSTLPPHLRELYTKSSAELSNRERLQLAQLLCTYSSVFSTGPDDIGRTNLVQHDIITRPGAPVKQPPRRMAWEKQRDADEQIQQNLELGLAKRSHSSWASPIVMVRKKDGTYRLCIDYRSLNDCTIKDAYPLPRIQDTLDTLSTAKWFSTLDLASGYWQVELTPRARKASAFCTRNGLFEWNVMPFGLCNAPATFQRLMDRVLAGLQWETCLVYLDDIIVLGKDVPEMLQRLSQVFNRLHRAQLKLKPAKCCLFRRQVNYLGHIVSEKGVSTDPQKVQKVQDWPPPTSLQEVRQFVGLASYYRRFVKDFASIAEPLHNLTKKNARFEWTDRCQVAFNELKQLLSTAPILGYPLDQGEMILDTDASDTGIGAVLSQVQEGSERVLAYGSRKLSKTEQNYCTTRRELLAVVEFTSHFRQYLLGRQFTVRTDHSSLRWLTKMKEPEGQLARWLERLGEYNFNIIHRPGLLHTNADSLSRRPCRQSCPCKLPPPSVPSKCVTHQAIQCKMGSDMPVSGPESLQVNIVGVINADDSVHSFQGWSMTDLQRAQEADMDISPVKIWLESGSERPPWVTVSPYSPATKAYWSQWARLFIRDGVLMRKYYCLDDTQFYPQVLLPKSFRADETERGNRYILVIQDYFTKWVEAFPLHDDKAVTVAEVLASQWVSHYGAPHTLHSDQGRNFESEVFQKMCLTFGIEKTHTTPFRPQSDGQVERFNATLQKILGTTAERRHWDWDVMIPFAVMAYRATKHSATGLTPNMMMFGRELTEPVDLVAGLPPDIDATPSPPEYVQSLRERLELAHQIVRVALGEAVQRAKRQYDKSCCRTHYQIGDAVWYLIKGTRNVKNRVRKFLPSYEGPYFILGQLDDLVYRIQKNPRTKVKVVHHDQLKPYRCRDALDNTWALELASSWTPMEVSPPPVQSDQADLDLGLSQLPVFQTAVVLQFNIIRTRALKDLVASDDHQSCMGNGSIKRGVSSNKFAMSKGRDGRFVDNEKYCLWNEGDNPFKQIAKNEQRKGGYVFHPLSEARRPQWKNTNPFIDDVDSYDPDYSQFSTPHVNPFSGGRTGNYVQSTPMEFALPYTHQSPSGHPQSTEVCDQLTDPMNHLRVGGRTAVMQSGRGVSGQRHLRQESPSDSEDDTGTEERVPTLRPGQYDGTTPWREFLYKFESCAHANNWSEKTMTVQLKFCLVGPAGAIVHRNPRSARWDYGRLVEEMETAYGPSSEHAAAVAIELRQRVRKTGESLHLLRDDIYGKVSVAYSDRSEVEQDTIGVEVFTSAVGDAEIVQKLLEQRPRTLAQAYDIARRHETTKRAALYVASFAHSGSRSFSERRQRAAVVKEGVEVEGTERVSMPTLPSRASVPPSPPAIPRCPPRKMSARHDMKWEDIRCHNCSGLGHMRRECPSPRQPTRAPAYKQSPTQPKPATLDHNPSQEMSVSMLVGDLEVYAVLDTGAARSVFPLRLYNALQPDVRPPLQPPTVTTLVGVGPGTVPVHGEADLTVQFHNRQVSVPFLIADIVGDDALLGQPFLIQAQAHLDYGKQHIILFGEEVPFYRPDTKKKTSAVKVCRTVVLLPGHEYLVRGMTHAGSCIEGQVVLSPTKGFVEKHRLLVARVLVEPAKLQPVPLRIFNPGNRAVTIKKGAIAGFLQPATPLQSTSNIMVSSATDQSSTLPPHLRELYTKSSAELSNRERLQLAQLLCTYSSVFSTGPDDIGRTNLVQHDIITRPGAPVKQPPRRMAWEKQRDADEQIQQNLELGLAKRSHSSWASPIVMVRKKDGTYRLCIDYRSLNDCTIKDAYPLPRIQDTLDTLSTAKWFSTLDLASGYWQVELTPRARKASAFCTRNGLFEWNVMPFGLCNAPATFQRLMDRVLAGLQWETCLVYLDDIIVLGKDVPEMLQRLSQVFNRLHRAQLKLKPAKCCLFRRQVNYLGHIVSEKGVSTDPQKVQKVQDWPPPTSLQEVRQFVGLASYYRRFVKDFASIAEPLHNLTKKNARFEWTDRCQVAFNELKQLLSTAPILGYPLDQGEMILDTDASDTGIGAVLSQVQEGSERVLAYGSRKLSKTEQNYCTTRRELLAVVEFTSHFRQYLLGRQFTVRTDHSSLRWLTKMKEPEGQLARWLERLGEYNFNIIHRPGLLHTNADSLSRRPCRQSCPCKLPPPSVPSKCVTHQAIQCKMGSDMPVSGPESLQVNIVGVINADDSVHSFQGWSMTDLQRAQEADMDISPVKIWLESGSERPPWVTVSPYSPATKAYWSQWARLFIRDGVLMRKYYCLDDTQFYPQVLLPKSFRADETERGNRYILVIQDYFTKWVEAFPLHDDKAVTVAEVLASQWVSHYGAPHTLHSDQGRNFESEVFQKMCLTFGIEKTHTTPFRPQSDGQVERFNATLQKILGTTAERRHWDWDVMIPFAVMAYRATKHSATGLTPNMMMFGRELTEPVDLVAGLPPDIDATPSPPEYVQSLRERLELAHQIVRVALGEAVQRAKRQYDKSCCRTHYQIGDAVWYLIKGTRNVKNRVRKFLPSYEGPYFILGQLDDLVYRIQKNPRTKVKVVHHDQLKPYRCRDALDNTWALELASSWTPMEVSPPPVQSDQADLDLGLSQLFYNSAAGTAFSSTSSDPDIDTVVFDSPQSGLPDSSGAAVQHHPDPSAERPRRQRRPPIMYGEWVH; encoded by the exons ATGTCTGCCCGCCACGACATGAAGTGGGAGGACATTCGCTGCCACAACTGCTCAGGGTTGGGACATATGAGGCGTGAGTGTCCATCACCAAGACAGCCAACCAGAGCTCCGGCATACAAACAGAGTCCAACGCAGCCTAAACCTGCCACCCTCGATCACAACCCGAGTCAAGAAATGAGTGTCAGCATGTTGGTCGGTGACCTGGAGGTGTACGCTGTCTTGGACACTGGGGCGGCTAGAAGTGTTTTCCCTCTTCGACTGTACAACGCTCTCCAGCCAGATGTTCGCCCACCACTGCAGCCACCGACGGTCACAACCCTAGTAGGTGTGGGACCTGGTACTGTTCCTGTGCACGGAGAAGCCGACCTCACAGTGCAGTTCCACAACAGACAAGTCAGTGTGCCCTTTCTGATCGCAGACATCGTGGGTGATGATGCCCTTCTTGGCCAGCCATTCCTGATTCAAGCACAAGCACATTTGGATTATGGGAAACAGCACATTATCTTGTTTGGAGAAGAAGTGCCGTTTTACCGTCCCGACACAAAGAAAAAGACTAGTGCTGTGAAAGTGTGCCGAACTGTTGTCTTGCTGCCCGGTCATGAGTATTTGGTGAGGGGAATGACCCATGCGGGAAGCTGTATTGAAGGCCAAGTGGTTCTGAGTCCCACCAAAGGATTTGTGGAGAAACACAGATTGCTTGTTGCCAGAGTGTTGGTGGAACCAGCCAAGCTTCAACCTGTGCCACTACGCATTTTCAATCCGGGCAACAGGGCTGTGACTATCAAGAAGGGGGCCATTGCTGGATTCCTCCAGCCTGCTACACCGCTGCAGTCCACAAGCAACATAATGGTCTCCAGTGCAACTGACCAGTCGTCTACACTGCCACCACATCTGCGAGAACTCTATACAAAAAGCTCAGCAGAGTTAAGTAACCGAGAGCGACTTCAACTGGCGCAACTGTTATGCACCTACAGCAGTGTATTTTCCACTGGCCCGGATGATATTGGTCGCACAAATCTGGTCCAACACGACATCATTACTCGTCCAGGTGCCCCAGTCAAGCAACCACCACGAAGAATGGCATGGGAGAAACAGCGTGATGCTGATGAGCAGATACAGCAGAACCTGGAGCTCGGACTCGCTAAGCGTAGCCACAGCAGCTGGGCATCGCCTATTGTGATGGTacga aaaaaagatggaacttATCGGCTCTGCATTGACTACAGATCTCTGAATGACTGCACCATCAAAGATGCATATCCCCTGCCCCGAATACAAGACACACTGGACACTCTTTCGACGGCAAAGTGGTTCAGCACACTAGACTTGGCTTCCGGCTACTGGCAGGTGGAACTTACACCTCGAGCTCGTAAAGCTTCAGCCTTCTGTACCAGAAACGGCCTATTTGAATGGAATGTCATGCCATTTGGACTGTGTAACGCTCCGGCAACCTTCCAGCGATTAATGGACCGTGTTCTGGCTGGTctgcagtgggagacctgcttGGTCTATCTGGATGATATAATAGTGCTGGGGAAGGATGTGCCTGAGATGTTACAACGGCTAAGCCAAGTGTTCAACCGACTACACCGAGCTCAACTAAAGCTGAAGCCCGCTAAATGTTGCCTCTTCCGCCGGCAAGTGAACTACCTTGGTCACATAGTGTCAGAGAAGGGCGTGTCCACCGACCCTCAAAAAGTCCAGAAGGTTCAAGACTGGCCACCACCAACTTCACTGCAAGAGGTTCGTCAGTTTGTCGGCCTGGCGTCCTATTACCGCCGCTTTGTCAAAGACTTTGCATCAATAGCTGAGCCCCTCCATAATCTGACCAAGAAAAATGCCCGGTTCGAGTGGACGGACAGGTGTCAGGTGGCTTTCAATGAACTGAAGCAACTGCTGTCAACCGCACCCATCTTGGGGTACCCTCTCGACCAAGGTGAGATGATCTTGGACACAGATGCCAGTGACACCGGCATTGGTGCAGTATTGTCCCAGGTTCAGGAGGGAAGTGAACGTGTGTTAGCCTACGGAAGCCGCAAGCTGTCCAAGACggaacaaaactactgtacgaCCCGTCGAGAGTTGTTGGCTGTGGTCGAATTTACATCTCATTTTCGACAGTATTTATTAGGCCGCCAGTTCACCGTGAGAACAGACCACAGCAGTCTCCGGTGGCTGACCAAGATGAAAGAGCCCGAAGGACAGCTAGCCAGGTGGCTGGAGAGACTCGGCGAGTACAACTTCAACATCATCCATCGCCCGGGGTTGCTCCACACTAACGCGGACAGCCTGTCCCGGAGACCTTGTCGCCAGTCTTGTCCATGTAAGTTGCCGCCTCCTTCAGTTCCATCAAAATGTGTCACCCATCAGGCTATCCAGTGTAAGATGGGGTCAGACATGCCCGTCAGTGGACCGGAATCGCTCCAGGTGAATATAGTGGGGGTGATCAACGCTGACGACTCGGTCCATTCGTTTCAAGGCTGGTCCATGACGGACCTCCAACGAGCCCAGGAGGCAGACATGGACATCTCACCCGTCAAGATATGGCTCGAGTCCGGCAGTGAGCGCCCCCCTTGGGTCACCGTGTCACCCTACAGCCCCGCGACTAAGGCCTACTGGAGTCAATGGGCAAGACTTTTCATCCGGGATGGAGTCCTGATGAGGAAATACTACTGCCTGGACGACACGCAGTTTTACCCCCAAGTGTTGCTGCCCAAATCCTTCCGAGCAGATGAGACTGAGCGGGGAAATCGGTATATACTTGTCATACAAGACTATTTTACTAAGTGGGTTGAAGCATTCCCCCTCCATGATGACAAAGCTGTGACTGTGGCAGAAGTTTTGGCCTCTCAGTGGGTGTCTCATTACGGTGCTCCACATACCCTGCACAGTGACCAGGGCCGCAATTTTGAATCTGAGGTGTTCCAGAAGATGTGCTTAACGTTCGGCATCGAGAAAACTCACACCACGCCCTTCCGTCCACAGTCTGATGGCCAAGTGGAAAGATTCAACGCCACTCTACAGAAGATCCTGGGCACTACAGCTGAGCGCCGTCACTGGGACTGGGATGTGATGATCCCCTTTGCTGTCATGGCCTACCGAGCAACCAAGCACAGTGCAACTGGTTTAACTCCAAACATGATGATGTTCGGCAGGGAATTGACTGAGCCAGTTGATCTGGTTGCTGGATTACCTCCAGACATTGACGCCACACCTTCACCCCCTGAGTACGTCCAGAGTCTCCGAGAACGGTTGGAGCTGGCACACCAGATCGTCAGAGTCGCCCTTGGTGAAGCAGTGCAACGAGCAAAAAGACAATATGACAAGTCTTGCTGTCGGACCCACTATCAGATTGGTGATGCTGTTTGGTATCTCATCAAAGGCACCCGAAATGTCAAGAACAGAGTTCGGAAGTTCCTGCCGTCGTATGAAGGGCCATATTTCATCCTGGGACAGCTGGACGACCTGGTGTACAGGATCCAGAAGAACCCCAGGACCAAAGTCAAGGTGGTCCATCATGATCAGCTGAAGCCGTACCGTTGCCGGGACGCTCTGGACAACACCTGGGCCCTGGAGCTGGCGTCTTCATGGACACCGATGGAGGTGTCGCCACCACCTGTGCAGAGTGATCAAGCGGACCTGGACCTGGGCTTGTCTCAGCT TCCGGTCTTCCAGACAGCAGTGGTGCTGCAGTTCAACATCATCCGGACCCGAGCGCTGAAAGACCTCGTCGCCAGCGACGACCACCAATCATGTATGGGGAATGGGTCCATTAAGCGAG GAGTTAGCAGCAACAAGTTCGCCATGAGTAAAGGACGTGACGGACGCTTCGTGGACAACGAAAAATACTGTTTGTGGAATGAAGGTGACAACCCGTTCAAACAAATTGCCAAGAATGAACAGAGGAAAGGGGGTTACGTGTTTCATCCTTTGAGTGAGGCTCGCCGGCCCCAGTGGAAAAACACGAATCCGTTTATTGATGACGTGGACAGTTATGACCCGGACTATTCACAGTTTTCCACGCCACATGTGAACCCATTCTCTGGTGGTCGCACTGGAAATTATGTTCAGAGTACTCCCATGGAATTTGCTCTTCCATACACCCACCAAAGTCCTTCTGGTCACCCACAGAGTACAGAGGTGTGTGATCAGTTGACTGATCCAATGAATCACTTGAGAGTTGGAGGCCGAACCGCTGTCATGCAAAGTGGACGTGGTGTGTCAGGTCAGCGTCACCTGCGCCAGGAGTCGCCTTCTGATAGTGAAGACGATACCGGCACAGAAGAGAGAGTCCCCACGCTTCGGCCCGGCCAGTATGATGGCACTACACCATGGAGAGAATTCTTATACAAGTTTGAGAGCTGCGCCCACGCCAACAACTGGTCTGAGAAGACAATGACCGTGCAGTTAAAGTTTTGTTTAGTTGGGCCTGCTGGTGCCATCGTCCATCGTAATCCACGCTCTGCTAGGTGGGATTATGGCCgcctggtggaggagatggaaacTGCCTACGGACCGTCATCAGAGCATGCTGCGGCAGTGGCAATCGAACTCCGTCAGAGGGTGCGGAAGACTGGTGAGTCGCTTCACTTGTTGAGGGACGACATATATGGGAAAGTCTCGGTGGCCTACAGTGACAGAAGTGAAGTAGAGCAGGACACTATCGGTGTGGAGGTCTTTACATCTGCTGTGGGAGATGCAGAGATTGTCCAGAAATTATTAGAACAGCGCCCACGTACTCTGGCTCAAGCATATGATATTGCAAGGCGCCATGAGACCACCAAGCGCGCTGCATTGTATGTGGCCAGTTTTGCTCATTCTGGGTCCCGTAGTTTCAGTGAACGACGGCAAAGAGCAGCTGTTGTCAAGGAAGGAGTCGAAGTCGAAGGTACAGAACGTGTTTCAATGCCGACCCTGCCCAGCAGAGCATCTGTGCCCCCTAGCCCTCCAGCCATTCCACGTTGCCCCCCACGTAAGATGTCTGCCCGCCACGACATGAAGTGGGAGGACATTCGCTGCCACAACTGCTCAGGGTTGGGACATATGAGGCGTGAGTGTCCATCACCAAGACAGCCAACCAGAGCTCCGGCATACAAACAGAGTCCAACGCAGCCTAAACCTGCCACCCTCGATCACAACCCGAGTCAAGAAATGAGTGTCAGCATGTTGGTCGGTGACCTGGAGGTGTACGCTGTCTTGGACACTGGGGCGGCTAGAAGTGTTTTCCCTCTTCGACTGTACAACGCTCTCCAGCCAGATGTTCGCCCACCACTGCAGCCACCGACGGTCACAACCCTAGTAGGTGTGGGACCTGGTACTGTTCCTGTGCACGGAGAAGCCGACCTCACAGTGCAGTTCCACAACAGACAAGTCAGTGTGCCCTTTCTGATCGCAGACATCGTGGGTGATGATGCCCTTCTTGGCCAGCCATTCCTGATTCAAGCACAAGCACATTTGGATTATGGGAAACAGCACATTATCTTGTTTGGAGAAGAAGTGCCGTTTTACCGTCCCGACACAAAGAAAAAGACTAGTGCTGTGAAAGTGTGCCGAACTGTTGTCTTGCTGCCCGGTCATGAGTATTTGGTGAGGGGAATGACCCATGCGGGAAGCTGTATTGAAGGCCAAGTGGTTCTGAGTCCCACCAAAGGATTTGTGGAGAAACACAGATTGCTTGTTGCCAGAGTGTTGGTGGAACCAGCCAAGCTTCAACCTGTGCCACTACGCATTTTCAATCCGGGCAACAGGGCTGTGACTATCAAGAAGGGGGCCATTGCTGGATTCCTCCAGCCTGCTACACCGCTGCAGTCCACAAGCAACATAATGGTCTCCAGTGCAACTGACCAGTCGTCTACACTGCCACCACATCTGCGAGAACTCTATACAAAAAGCTCAGCAGAGTTAAGTAACCGAGAGCGACTTCAACTGGCGCAACTGTTATGCACCTACAGCAGTGTATTTTCCACTGGCCCGGATGATATTGGTCGCACAAATCTGGTCCAACACGACATCATTACTCGTCCAGGTGCCCCAGTCAAGCAACCACCACGAAGAATGGCATGGGAGAAACAGCGTGATGCTGATGAGCAGATACAGCAGAACCTGGAGCTCGGACTCGCTAAGCGTAGCCACAGCAGCTGGGCATCGCCTATTGTGATGGTacga aaaaaagatggaacttATCGGCTCTGCATTGACTACAGATCTCTGAATGACTGCACCATCAAAGATGCATATCCCCTGCCCCGAATACAAGACACACTGGACACTCTTTCGACGGCAAAGTGGTTCAGCACACTAGACTTGGCTTCCGGCTACTGGCAGGTGGAACTTACACCTCGAGCTCGTAAAGCTTCAGCCTTCTGTACCAGAAACGGCCTATTTGAATGGAATGTCATGCCATTTGGACTGTGTAACGCTCCGGCAACCTTCCAGCGATTAATGGACCGTGTTCTGGCTGGTctgcagtgggagacctgcttGGTCTATCTGGATGATATAATAGTGCTGGGGAAGGATGTGCCTGAGATGTTACAACGGCTAAGCCAAGTGTTCAACCGACTACACCGAGCTCAACTAAAGCTGAAGCCCGCTAAATGTTGCCTCTTCCGCCGGCAAGTGAACTACCTTGGTCACATAGTGTCAGAGAAGGGCGTGTCCACCGACCCTCAAAAAGTCCAGAAGGTTCAAGACTGGCCACCACCAACTTCACTGCAAGAGGTTCGTCAGTTTGTCGGCCTGGCGTCCTATTACCGCCGCTTTGTCAAAGACTTTGCATCAATAGCTGAGCCCCTCCATAATCTGACCAAGAAAAATGCCCGGTTCGAGTGGACGGACAGGTGTCAGGTGGCTTTCAATGAACTGAAGCAACTGCTGTCAACCGCACCCATCTTGGGGTACCCTCTCGACCAAGGTGAGATGATCTTGGACACAGATGCCAGTGACACCGGCATTGGTGCAGTATTGTCCCAGGTTCAGGAGGGAAGTGAACGTGTGTTAGCCTACGGAAGCCGCAAGCTGTCCAAGACggaacaaaactactgtacgaCCCGTCGAGAGTTGTTGGCTGTGGTCGAATTTACATCTCATTTTCGACAGTATTTATTAGGCCGCCAGTTCACCGTGAGAACAGACCACAGCAGTCTCCGGTGGCTGACCAAGATGAAAGAGCCCGAAGGACAGCTAGCCAGGTGGCTGGAGAGACTCGGCGAGTACAACTTCAACATCATCCATCGCCCGGGGTTGCTCCACACTAACGCGGACAGCCTGTCCCGGAGACCTTGTCGCCAGTCTTGTCCATGTAAGTTGCCGCCTCCTTCAGTTCCATCAAAATGTGTCACCCATCAGGCTATCCAGTGTAAGATGGGGTCAGACATGCCCGTCAGTGGACCGGAATCGCTCCAGGTGAATATAGTGGGGGTGATCAACGCTGACGACTCGGTCCATTCGTTTCAAGGCTGGTCCATGACGGACCTCCAACGAGCCCAGGAGGCAGACATGGACATCTCACCCGTCAAGATATGGCTCGAGTCCGGCAGTGAGCGCCCCCCTTGGGTCACCGTGTCACCCTACAGCCCCGCGACTAAGGCCTACTGGAGTCAATGGGCAAGACTTTTCATCCGGGATGGAGTCCTGATGAGGAAATACTACTGCCTGGACGACACGCAGTTTTACCCCCAAGTGTTGCTGCCCAAATCCTTCCGAGCAGATGAGACTGAGCGGGGAAATCGGTATATACTTGTCATACAAGACTATTTTACTAAGTGGGTTGAAGCATTCCCCCTCCATGATGACAAAGCTGTGACTGTGGCAGAAGTTTTGGCCTCTCAGTGGGTGTCTCATTACGGTGCTCCACATACCCTGCACAGTGACCAGGGCCGCAATTTTGAATCTGAGGTGTTCCAGAAGATGTGCTTAACGTTCGGCATCGAGAAAACTCACACCACGCCCTTCCGTCCACAGTCTGATGGCCAAGTGGAAAGATTCAACGCCACTCTACAGAAGATCCTGGGCACTACAGCTGAGCGCCGTCACTGGGACTGGGATGTGATGATCCCCTTTGCTGTCATGGCCTACCGAGCAACCAAGCACAGTGCAACTGGTTTAACTCCAAACATGATGATGTTCGGCAGGGAATTGACTGAGCCAGTTGATCTGGTTGCTGGATTACCTCCAGACATTGACGCCACACCTTCACCCCCTGAGTACGTCCAGAGTCTCCGAGAACGGTTGGAGCTGGCACACCAGATCGTCAGAGTCGCCCTTGGTGAAGCAGTGCAACGAGCAAAAAGACAATATGACAAGTCTTGCTGTCGGACCCACTATCAGATTGGTGATGCTGTTTGGTATCTCATCAAAGGCACCCGAAATGTCAAGAACAGAGTTCGGAAGTTCCTGCCGTCGTATGAAGGGCCATATTTCATCCTGGGACAGCTGGACGACCTGGTGTACAGGATCCAGAAGAACCCCAGGACCAAAGTCAAGGTGGTCCATCATGATCAGCTGAAGCCGTACCGTTGCCGGGACGCTCTGGACAACACCTGGGCCCTGGAGCTGGCGTCTTCATGGACACCGATGGAGGTGTCGCCACCACCTGTGCAGAGTGATCAAGCGGACCTGGACCTGGGCTTGTCTCAGCTGTTTTACAACAGTGCAGCTGGGACAGCTTTCAGTTCCACTTCCTCAGATCCTGACATTGATACTGTTGTGTTTGACTCTCCTCAGTCCGGTCTTCCAGACAGCAGTGGTGCTGCAGTTCAACATCATCCGGACCCGAGCGCTGAAAGACCTCGTCGCCAGCGACGACCACCAATCATGTATGGGGAATGGGTCCATTAA